Proteins from a genomic interval of Lycium ferocissimum isolate CSIRO_LF1 chromosome 2, AGI_CSIRO_Lferr_CH_V1, whole genome shotgun sequence:
- the LOC132044713 gene encoding transcription elongation factor 1 homolog encodes MGKRKSKSKPPPKKRMDKLDTVFSCPFCSHGTSVECRIDMKNLIGEANCRICQESFSTTVTALTEPIDIYSEWIDECERVNTLEDDDGS; translated from the exons ATGGGGAAGAGGAAGTCGAAATCAAAGCCGCCTCCAAAGAAGAGGATGGACAAGCTTGACACTGTCTTCAGCTGTCCTTTCTGTAGTCATGGTACTAGTGTTGAATGTCGCAT TGATATGAAGAACTTGATTGGGGAGGCAAATTGCAGGATTTGTCAAGAGAGCTTCAGTACCACTGTTACAG CACTGACAGAGCCTATTGATAT ATACAGTGAATGGATTGACGAGTGCGAACGAGTGAACACCCTCGAAGACGATGATGGTTCTTAG
- the LOC132044743 gene encoding transcription factor VOZ1-like produces MGKGSKSGALFKDKAKNRVDDLQGVFANLQSARKESRTYDVGVLEEQVHQMLREWKAELNEPSPASSLQGGSHISTDLYKLLLGEEEDDATSALAAPKPDPDAQKHDVAGFQEGCNVTPVLQEQGYPLIDQCKSMPLVDNNAAINNLGIATQLDYHSFDPQQDFDQFGFDALNLCLEDDLPAIHISPPPSAFLGPKCALWDCPRPAMGSDWCQKSHDYCSDYHASLAPNEGFIGRPPVVRPMGIGLKDNLLFQALSAKAQGKDVGVPECQGAATAKSPWNAPELFDLEVVEGEKMREWLFFDKPRRAFESGNRKQRSLPDYNGRGWHESRKQVMDDYGGLKRSYYMDPQPMKNLEWHLYEYEINKYDAWALYRLELKLVDGKKSPKGKVTNESVADLQKQMGRLAAEFPLENKRSVKGRAKANSKVDVAAKMHAAPNQTVPAIEGFDYVTGAPFPDYLVDNLGGYYIT; encoded by the exons ATGGGGAAGGGTTCGAAGAGCGGTGCGCTCTTCAAGGACAAGGCGAAGAACCGTGTGGATGATCTGCAGGGTGTGTTTGCCAACCTGCAATCTGCAAGGAAAGAAAGTAGAACTTATGATGTTGGGGTGCTTGAAGAGCAGGTCCACCAGATGCTTCGTGAATGGAAGGCTGAGCTCAATGAGCCTTCCCCTGCCTCTTCTTTGCAG GGAGGAAGCCATATATCAACAGACCTCTATAAGCTGCTGCTTGGTGAGGAGGAAGATGATGCTACCAGCGCATTAGCTGCACCTAAGCCTGATCCTGATGCTCAAAAACATGATGTTGCTGGTTTTCAGGAG GGTTGCAATGTAACTCCGGTGCTGCAGGAGCAAGGTTACCCATTGATTGATCAATGCAAAAGTATGCCTTTAGTGGACAACAATGCAGCGATTAACAACCTAGGCATTGCAACACAATTAGATTACCATTCTTTTGATCCACAGCAAGACTTTGATCAGTTTGGGTTTGATGCTTTAAATCTTTGTCTAGAGGATGACTTGCCTGCTATTCATATTAGCCCTCCACCCTCTGCTTTCCTGGGACCTAAATGTGCCCTTTGGGATTGTCCTCGACCTGCAATGGGGTCAGATTGGTGCCAGAAGTCTCATGACTACTGCAGTGACTACCATGCTTCTCTTGCGCCAAATGAAGGCTTTATTGGAAGACCTCCAGTTGTTCGACCAATGGGTATTGGGTTAAAGGATAATTTGCTTTTCCAAGCTCTAAGTGCAAAAGCACAGGGGAAAGATGTCGGTGTTCCGGAATGTCAGGGTGCTGCCACCGCAAAGTCCCCTTGGAATGCACCAG AGCTTTTTGACCTTGAAGTTGTTGAAGGTGAGAAAATGAGGGAATGGCTTTTCTTTGATAAGCCTCGAAGAGCATTTGAAAGTGGAAACAGAAAGCAGAGATCACTGCCAGATTATAACGGGCGGGGCTGGCATGAGTCTAGGAAACAAGTGATGGATGATTATGGAGGGCTGAAGAGATCCTACTATATGGATCCACAGCCGATGAAAAATCTGGAATGGCATCTGTACGAATATGAGATCAACAAGTATGATGCATGGGCCTTGTACAGATTGGAGCTCAAACTTGTTGATGGGAAGAAGAGTCCAAAAGGGAAAGTAACGAATGAATCAGTTGCTGATTTGCAAAAGCAAATGGGAAGACTCGCTGCTGAATTTCCTTTGGAGAACAAGCGCTCTGTTAAAGGCAGAGCAAAGGCCAACTCAAAGGTGGATGTTGCTGCTAAAATGCATGCTGCTCCGAATCAAACTGTTCCCGCTATTGAAGGGTTTGATTATGTGACCGGTGCACCTTTTCCTGACTATCTCGTTGATAATTTAGGTGGCTACTACATAACGTAG
- the LOC132044725 gene encoding uncharacterized protein LOC132044725, translating into MALPIFKLGTLALKTLSKPIASRLKQQAGLHPKFRNFIVSIAQANHRVTTTMQRKLYGHATNVEIRPLDEEKAVQAAVDLLGEAFVFSVAVAALFFEYQRSSRSEAKKEELRKQELEQMRERDEALSREMESMQSKIQELEQLAKGRGLAGVFNFRPPHVEEAKSPTPA; encoded by the exons ATGGCATTGCCAATATTTAAGCTTGGGACACTTGCATTGAAAACATTGAGCAAACCCATTGCCAGTAGGCTTAAGCAACAAGCTGGGTTGCATCCCAAGTTCCGTAATTTCATTGTCAGCATTGCCCAG GCAAACCATCGGGTGACAACAACAATGCAAAGAAAGTTATATGGTCATGCAACCAATGTAGAAATACGGCCTTTGGATGAGGAGAAAGCTGTTCAAGCTGCTGTTGACCTTCTGGGAGAGGCTTTTGTCTTCTCG GTTGCAGTTGCTGCACTTTTCTTTGAATACCAAAGAAGTTCTCGATCAGAAGCTAAAAAGGAGGAACTTCGCAAGCAAGAGTTGGAG CAAATGAGGGAACGAGATGAAGCATTGTCAAGAGAGATGGAGAGCATGCAAAGCAAAATTCAAGAGCTTGAACAGTTGGCGAAGGGACGGGGACTTGCTGGAGTGTTCAATTTCAGACCTCCTCACGTTGAAGAAGCCAAGTCCCCGACACCAGCATGA
- the LOC132044735 gene encoding histone H3.2: MARTKQTARKSTGGKAPRKQLATKAARKSAPATGGVKKPHRFRPGTVALREIRKYQKSTELLIRKLPFQRLVREIAQDFKTDLRFQSSAVAALQEAAEAYLVGLFEDTNLCAIHAKRVTIMPKDIQLARRIRGERA; the protein is encoded by the coding sequence ATGGCTCGTACAAAGCAAACAGCCCGTAAATCCACTGGAGGAAAAGCACCACGTAAGCAATTGGCCACAAAAGCAGCAAGAAAATCAGCTCCGGCAACCGGAGGAGTGAAGAAGCCACATAGATTCAGGCCAGGGACAGTGGCGCTTCGAGAGATCCGTAAATACCAAAAATCAACTGAGCTTTTAATCCGTAAACTCCCATTTCAGCGTTTGGTTCGGGAGATTGCTCAGGATTTCAAGACTGATTTACGTTTCCAGAGTTCAGCTGTAGCTGCGTTACAAGAAGCTGCTGAAGCGTatcttgttgggttgtttgagGATACGAATTTGTGCGCGATACATGCTAAGAGAGTTACTATTATGCCTAAGGATATTCAACTTGCTAGGAGAATTAGGGGTGAGAGGGCATAA
- the LOC132048194 gene encoding pluviatolide O-methyltransferase-like, which produces MTLSRLVSELKLPPAKSNGIHRLMRLLVYSGFFATTKMLDENEEGYVLTASSKLLLKSEIPNLSRFVRLMVDPVFVNPCQSLGDWFLGNETNPFEAVHGASLYEFCDRNPGFNKVFNEGMASDSQMMCLVVKDCKQVFEELDSLVDVGGGTGVIAKTILATFPHLKCTVLDLPHVVANMPETENLRYVGDDMFQSIPSADGIFLKHIMHNWSDEDCVKILKRSRAAIRDEDDGRKGKVLIIDIVLNRNEEEAEMKEVKLIYDVLIMVLLGGRERTEKEWEKLFLEAGFMSYKITPVFGLRSLIEVFL; this is translated from the exons ATGACTCTGTCTCGGTTAGTTTCAGAGCTGAAACTTCCTCCTGCAAAATCAAATGGAATTCATCGATTGATGCGCCTATTGGTATACTCTGGCTTCTTTGCTACTACTAAAATgcttgatgaaaatgaagaagggtatGTTCTTACAGCTTCTTCTAAGCTGCTTTTGAAGAGTGAAATCCCAAATTTGTCACGTTTTGTTAGATTAATGGTTGATCCTGTTTTTGTGAATCCATGTCAATCTTTGGGGGATTGGTTTCTAGGGAATGaaaccaacccatttgaagcAGTACATGGTGCATCCCTGTATGAATTCTGTGACCGAAATCCAGGATTCAACAAAGTTTTCAATGAAGGAATGGCTAGTGATTCCCAAATGATGTGTTTGGTTGTAAAGGACTGCAAACAAGTTTTTGAAGAGCTAGATTCCTTGGTCGATGTTGGAGGCGGCACTGGTGTTATTGCTAAGACTATTTTGGCAACATTCCCTCATTTAAAATGCACCGTGTTAGACCTCCCTCATGTTGTTGCTAACATGCCAGAGACAGAAAATTTAAGATATGTAGGAGATGACATGTTTCAGTCAATTCCCTCTGCTGATGGCATTTTCTTAAAG CATATTATGCATAATTGGAGTGATGAGGATTGTGTGAAGATTCTAAAGAGAAGCAGAGCAGCTATCAGGGATGAAGATGATGGAAGAAAAGGGAAGGTTCTTATCATTGACATAGTATTGAatagaaatgaagaagaagcagaaatgaaagaagtgaaGCTCATTTATGATGTACTGATAATGGTGCTTCTCGGTGGGAGGGAGAGAACTGAGAAAGAATGGGAAAAGCTATTCCTTGAGGCTGGCTTCATGAGCTACAAGATTACACCTGTCTTTGGCCTAAGATCCCTCATTGAAGTTTTCCTTTAA